A single genomic interval of Arachis duranensis cultivar V14167 chromosome 7, aradu.V14167.gnm2.J7QH, whole genome shotgun sequence harbors:
- the LOC107459025 gene encoding ATP-dependent RNA helicase dbp3 — protein sequence MCGDATNWDENAYRECLLKGREIQTQTVFRTAWAPSPRNPNPHSLVVASSDGSIASYSIPSCISNLKNNTDANAARLLAEPDCFFQGHDGPTYDVKFYGDGEDALLLSCGDDGWIRGWRWKELANSNSAVSSQGNNIKPILDLANPQHKGPWGALSPIPENNAIAVDSQGGSVFSASGDSCAYCWDVETGKVKMVFKGHLDYLHCIVARNSSNQIITGSEDRTARIWDCKSGKCIKVIDPVKDLNSKGSVSWVGCVALDASESWLACSSGRNISLWNLPASECLSRISTCASVQDMLFDSNQILAVGADPLLNRFDMNGAILSQIQCASASAFSVSLHPAGVVAVGGYGCLVDVISQFGSHMCTFHCKCIEAIPFYADQNATDLLLPAKTSEIRGVWETLTPLDLLPLQTSSSSSSSTSISTSSSAVMAGAAPEGTQFDARQFDAKMNDLLTADGQDFFTSYDEVYDSFDAMGLQENLLRGIYAYGFEKPSAIQQRGIVPFCKGLDVIQQAQSGTGKTATFCSGILQQLDYSLTECQALVLAPTRELAQQIEKVMRALGDYLGVKVHACVGGTSVREDQRILASGVHVVVGTPGRVFDMLRRQSLQPDHIKMFVLDEADEMLSRGFKDQIYDIFQLLPSKIQVGVFSATMPPEALEITRKFMNKPVRILVKRDELTLEGIKQFYVNCEREEWKLDTLCDLYETLAITQSVIFVNTRRKVDWLTDKMRSRDHTVSATHGDMDQNTRDIIMREFRSGSSRVLITTDLLARGIDVQQVSLVINYDLPTQPENYLHRIGRSGRFGRKGVAINFVTKDDERMLFDIQKFYNVQIEELPANVAELL from the exons ATGTGCGGCGACGCAACCAACTGGGACGAAAATGCGTACAGGGAGTGCCTCCTCAAGGGGAGGGAGATCCAAACCCAAACCGTTTTCCGTACGGCTTGGGCTCCTAGTCCCCGAAACCCTAATCCTCACTCTCTCGTCGTTGCTTCCAGCGACGGTTCTATCGCCTCCTACTCCATCCCTTCCTGCATCTCCAACCTC AAAAATAATACCGATGCCAATGCGGCTAG ATTATTGGCTGAACCAGATTGCTTCTTTCAAGGGCATGATGGACCTACATATGATGTCAAATTCTATGGTGATGGTGAAGATGCACTGTTGTTAAG TTGTGGAGATGATGGGTGGATTCGAGGATGGAGGTGGAAGGAACTTGCAAACTCAAATAGTGCTGTTTCTTCTCAAG GAAACAATATCAAACCCATACTTGACCTGGCAAATCCTCAACACAA AGGTCCTTGGGGTGCACTTTCACCTATCCCTGAGAATAATGCTATTGCTGTTGATTCTCAG GGGGGATCTGTTTTCTCTGCTTCTGGTGATTCTTGTGCATATTGTTGGGATGTG GAAACTGGTAAAGTGAAAATGGTATTTAAGGGGCACTTGGACTACTTGCACTGCATAGTTGCTCGCAACTCATCCAATCAG ATTATAACTGGTTCAGAGGACAGGACTGCACGAATTTGGG ATTGCAAAAGTGGAAAGTGTATCAAAGTGATTGATCCAGTCAAAGATTTGAACTCAAAAGGATCTGTTTCATGGGTTGGCTGTGTTGCATTAGATGCAAGTGAGAGCTGGTTG GCTTGCAGTAGTGGACGGAATATATCCCTTTGGAACCTTCCTGCTTCAGAGTGCTTATCAAGGATTTCAACTTGTGCTTCTGTACAGGACATGCTATTTGACAGCAACCAA ATTTTGGCAGTTGGTGCAGATCCTCTACTGAATCGCTTTGACATGAATGGTGCAATCCTTTCGCAAATACAGTGTGCTTCTGCATCAGCTTTCTCTGTCTCCTTACATCCTGCAGGG GTTGTGGCAGTTGGAGGTTATGGATGTCTTGTAGATGTTATCTCACAATTTGGTAGCCATATGTGCACATTCCATTGCAAGTGCATT GAGGCTATACCATTCTACGCGGACCAAAATGCCACAGATTTGTTGCTCCCAGCAAAAACATCTGAG ATCCGAGGAGTTTGGGAAACCCTAACTCCGCTCGATCTTCTTCCACTGCaaacatcttcgtcctcttcatcatcaacatcaatatcaacaTCATCATCCGCAG TCATGGCAGGAGCTGCACCTGAGGGAACACAGTTCGATGCTCGTCAATTTGATGCAAAAATGAATGATTT ACTCACAGCTGATGGACAGGACTTCTTCACATCTTATGATGAGGTGTACGATAGCTTTGATGCTATGGGTTTGCAAGAGAATCTCCTCAGAGGCATTTACGCCTATG GTTTTGAAAAGCCATCAGCTATTCAGCAAAGGGGAATAGTCCCATTTTGCAAGGGACTTGATGTTATTCAACAGGCCCAATCCGGAACTGGAAAAACTGCAACTTTCTGCTCTGGAATCCTGCAACAACTTGACTACAGCCTGACTGAATGTCAGGCCTTGGTTTTAGCGCCAACCCGTGAGCTTGCTCAGCAGATTGAGAAGGTTATGCGGGCGCTTGGAGATTATCTAGGTGTGAAGGTTCATGCCTGTGTGGGAGGCACCAGTGTTCGTGAAGACCAACGCATTCTAGCCAGCGGTGTTCATGTTGTTGTTGGTACTCCTGGACGTGTCTTTGATATGCTGCGCAGACAGTCACTTCAGCCGGATCACATTAAAATGTTTGTGTTGGATGAGGCCGATGAAATGCTTTCAAGGGGTTTTAAAGACCAG ATCTACGATATATTCCAGTTGTTGCCATCGAAGATTCAGGTTGGAGTTTTCTCTGCCACAATGCCCCCTGAGGCCCTTGAAATTACTAGAAAGTTCATGAACAAACCTGTGAGGATCCTTGTGAAGCGGGACGAGCTCACTTTGGAGGGTATAAAGCAGTTTTATGTCAATTGTGAGAGAGAGGAATGGAAGCTCGACACACTTTGTGATCTGTACGAGACATTAGCCATTACCCAGAGTGTCATTTTTGTCAACACCAGAAGGAAGGTAGATTGGTTGACGGACAAGATGCGAAGCCGAGACCACACGGTGTCAGCCACCCACGGAGACATGGACCAGAATACGAGGGACATCATTATGCGGGAGTTCCGTTCTGGGTCTTCCCGTGTTCTGATAACAACTGATCTTCTGGCACGTGGTATTGATGTTCAGCAAGTGTCTCTCGTAATAAACTATGATCTCCCTACACAGCCCGAGAACTATCTCCACCGTATCGGTCGTAGTGGTCGGTTTGGTAGAAAGGGTGTTGCCATCAACTTTGTCACGAAGGATGATGAAAGAATGCTGTTTGACATCCAGAAGTTTTATAATGTGCAAATCGAGGAGCTGCCTGCAAATGTTGCTGAACTCCTCTGA